The Ovis aries strain OAR_USU_Benz2616 breed Rambouillet chromosome 6, ARS-UI_Ramb_v3.0, whole genome shotgun sequence genome includes a window with the following:
- the LOC132659984 gene encoding uncharacterized protein LOC132659984 encodes MGEFNSDDHYIYYCGQETLRRNGVAIMVKKRVQNAVLGCNLQNDRMISVHLQDKPYNITVIQVYAPTSNAEEAEVEWFYEDLQDLLELTPKKDVLFIIWDWNAKVASQETPGITGKFGLGMRNEAGQRLIEFCQENALVIANTLFQQHKRRFYTWTSPDGQHQNQIDHILCSQRWRSSMQSTKTRPGVDCGSGNELLITKFRLKLKKVGKTARPFRHDLNQIPYDYTVEVRNRFKGLDLIDKVPDELWNDVRDIVQETGIKTIPMEKKYKKAKWLSGEALQIAEKRREVKSKGEKERYKHLNAEFQRIPRRDKKAFFSDQCKEIEESNRMGKTSDVFKKIRDTKGTFHAKMGSIKDRNGMDLTEAEDMKKRWQEYKEELYKKDLHNPDNHDGVITHLEPDILECEVKWALESITTNKASGGDGIPVELFQILKDDAGKVLHSICQQIWKTQQWPQDWKRSVFIPIPKKGNAKECSNYRTIALISHASKVMLKILQARLQQ; translated from the coding sequence atgggtgaatttaactcagatgaccattatatctactactgcgggcaggaaaccctcagaagaaatggagtagccatcatggtcaaaaaaagagtccaaaatgcagtacttggatgcaatctccaaaacgacagaatgatctctgttcatctccaagacaaaccatacaatatcacagtaatccaagtctatgccccaaccagtaatgctgaagaagctgaagttgaatggttctatgaagacctacaagaccttttagaactaacacccaaaaaagatgtccttttcattatatgggactggaatgcaaaagtagcaagtcaagaaacacctggaataacaggcaaatttggccttggaatgaggaatgaagcagggcaaagactaatagagttttgccaagaaaatgcactggtcatagcaaacaccctcttccaacaacacaagagaagattctacacgtggacatcaccagatggtcaacaccaaaaccaaattgatcatattctttgcagtcaaagatggagaagctctatgcagtcaacaaaaacaagaccaggagttgactgtggctcaggtaaTGAAttgcttattaccaaattcagactcaaattgaagaaagtggggaaaaccgctagaccattcaggcatgacctaaatcaaatcccttatgattatacagtggaagtgagaaatagatttaagggcctagatctgatagataaagtgcctgatgaactatggaatgacgttcgtgacattgtacaggagacagggatcaagaccatccccatggaaaagaaatacaaaaaagcaaaatggctgtctggggaggccttacaaatagctgagaaaagaagagaggtgaaaagcaaaggagaaaaggaaagatataagcatctgaatgcagagttccaaagaataccaagaagagataagaaagccttcttcagtgatcaatgcaaagaaatagaggaaagtaatagaatgggaaagactagcgatgtcttcaagaaaattagagataccaagggaacatttcatgcaaagatgggctcaataaaggacagaaatggtatggacctaacagaagcagaagatatgaagaagaggtggcaagaatacaaagaagaactgtacaaaaaggatcttcacaacccagataatcacgatggtgtgatcactcacctagagccagacatcctggaatgtgaagtcaagtgggccttagaaagcatcactacgaacaaagctagtggaggtgatggcattccagttgagctgtttcaaatcctgaaagatgatgctggaaaagtgctacactcaatctgccagcaaatttggaaaactcagcagtggccacaggactggaaaaggtcagttttcattccaatcccaaagaaaggcaatgccaaagaatgctcaaactaccgcacaattgcacttatctcacatgctagcaaagtaatgctcaaaattctccaagccaggcttcagcaatag